Within the Marinobacter sp. SS13-12 genome, the region CGACAGACCAGAAGGTAGCGACAGGCTCCTCCCAATGTTCAGACCCTTATCACTGTATGTTGGCTTGCGGTACACCGCAGCCAAACGACGTAACCACTTTATTTCATTCATATCACTCACTTCCATGATCGGCCTGATGCTCGGCGTTGCGGTGCTGATCATCGTTCTGTCGGTGATGAACGGCTTTGACCGCGAACTCAAGCAGCGGATTCTGGGTATGGTGCCCCATGCCACCATTCAGGCGAACGGTGTGCTTCAGGACTGGGAAGATGTTGATCGCCAGGTTGAGCAGCACCCATCGGTCATTGCCGCCGCGCCCTATATCCAGGGACAGGGTATGGTAACCGGTGGCGGCGATGTCCGCGGAGTAATGCTCAATGGCATTCTTCCGGAGCAGGAGCGCAGTGTATCGATCATTGAAAATCACATGATCGAAGGTGGCCTGGATGATCTGAAGTCGGGCGAATTCGGGATTATCATCGGCAAGCTGATGGCGTCTGCGCTCCGGCTGCAAATCGGTGACAAGGTTACCGTGGTTCTGCCGGAAGCCACCGTGACGCCCGCCGGTGTGTTGCCGCGTCTGAAGCGGTTTACGGTCAAGGGTGTGTTCAGTGTCGGGGCAGAACTGGATGGCAACTACACCCTGATTCACATGGATGACGCCTCCAAGCTCATGCGCACCGGTGGCAAGGCCGAGGGGGTGCGCCTGCTGGTGGACGATCTGTTCCAGGCCCCGAACGTGGCCAGGGAAGTGGCAACAGGACTCAGTGGCCGCCATTATATCTCCGACTGGACTCGCACCCACGGCAACCTTTTCCAGGCCATCCGCATGGAAAAAACCATGATTGGCCTGCTGCTGATGTTCATCGTTGCGGTGGCAGCCTTCAACATTGTCTCCACCCTGGTCATGGTGGTGACCGACAAAACGGCTGACATTGCCATTTTGCGCACCATGGGTGCCACTCCCGGCCGGATCATGCGCATCTTTATTGTCCAGGGCGCCGTTATCGGTATTACAGGTACGATTGTGGGCACGGCCCTCGGCGTGTTTGGCGCCTATAACATCAGTGGATTCATCGCCTGGCTGGAAGCCTTCATGGGCCACCAGTTCCTCAGTGCGGACGTGTACTTCATCAGCTACCTGCCTTCCCAGCTGCAGTGGCAGGATGTGTGGATTATCAGCGGGGCCGGCCTTGCGCTGAGCCTGCTGGCAACGATTTATCCGGCGTGGCGTGCATCTCGCGTGGATCCGGCGGAGGCATTGCGTTATGAGTGATTCAGCAACCATGAACAGCGAAAAGCCACTGGTAATTGACTGCGACAAGGTCACCCGCACCTATAATGAAGGCCCCGGCAAGCTCACCATCTTCTCGGACATTTCATTGCGGGTGTCTGCCGGCGAATCCATCGGCATTGTTGGCAGCAGTGGCGCCGGGAAAACAACCCTGCTGAATCTTCTCGGCGGGCTCGACAAACCCTCTTCCGGCCACATCGAAATATGCGGTCAGGATATCCACCGCATGAACGAGGCCGGGCGGGCTCGCTTCCGTAATCGTCATCTGGGTTTTGTCTATCAGTTTCATCATCTGCTTCCCGAGTTTTCCGCGCTGGAAAACGTGATGATGCCCTGCGCTCTGGGAGGACTGGGGGTTAAGCCGGCGTCCGCCAAGGCAAGCGCCATACTCGAGCGCGTCGGCCTGGGGCATCGGCTGGCTCACAAGCCCGGTGAATTGTCCGGAGGCGAGCGTCAACGGGTCGCCATCGCTCGCGCACTGGTGAATGAGCCTGAATGTGTGCTGATGGACGAGCCCACGGGCAATCTGGACGAGCAGACAGGTGAGGGTATTCGTGACCTCATTGAGTCACTGCGGGACCAGATCGGAATTGCCTTTGTGCTGGTCACCCATGACATGAAGATGGCCAGAAGTCTTGGGCGGGTATTGCGGCTGGAGCAGGGAGAGCTGTTTCAGGAGCTTTGACTGTCGCTGTGCCGCTGTCGCCGGGCCTGCCTTGCCAGCCGTCGATGGCGGATGCGTACCGATCTGCGATCCTGCCAGTCAGAGCGGACCTTGCGGCGCCAAAGGAACTGGATGATGAGGTAAGCCAGGCACGCCGACAGGGTGGCTACCAGAAGTGACCCCAGATACAGGGGGATGCCGATGTCCAGCAGCCGCCCACTGAGCCAGGACCAGGATAGCTGGAACTCGAAATTCAGCACCGGCCGGTCGAGAATCCAGGCCCCGACCTTGTAGTTGAAATAGAACAGGGGGGGCATGGTTACCGGGTTGCTGATCCACACCAGTACAACGGAAAGCGGCAGGTTGGCATTGAACCAGATGGCAAACAAAGCGGCTGCGAGCATCTGGAAGGGCATGGGAATAATGGCCAGGAAGATGCCCACCAGGAAAGCGCGGGCAACACTGTGCCGGTTGATGTGCCACAGGTTGGGTTCATGAAGTATATCGCCCAGAAAGTGCAGCGATTCGATCGCGCGCACCTTTTCCGGCGACGGTAGGTATCGTTTCATGAACTTCTTTGGCATCGGGAAGTTCTGCCTGCTCAGGATCATGGTTCCGGGAATACGCAGCGCCCGGAGAGGACCAACTATCAGGAGGACAAGGATTGTCCGGAAGTTTTATGGCCAGGATTGGCCTCGCGGGCTTCGCCTGCGGCGTTATCTTACTGTATAGCCTTGCGCTCTTGCCACCTCTGCACTGGCTGATTTCCGCGATGGTAATCCCGTTTCTGACGTTGCTGGTGGCCACCTCGCCACTACACAGGATCGGGGCAATGTTGGTCGCAGGCGTTCTTTCCGGCATGCTGTGGGCCGGTTGGCAGGCCGATGTCCGCCAACAGGGTACGCTTCCCGCCAGTCTGGAGGGCGAGATTCTGGAGGTGTCTGGCTATCTCTGTGACGTTCCCTCCACTGGCAGTTTCAGCAGTGTCCGTTTTGCATTCTGTGTCGATCGATGGCACCTGCCGGAGTATTCCAATGCTTCGGATTCGCCAGGGCTGCCACAGAAACTGCGTCTTGCCTGGTATGGCGAGGCGGCAACAACCAGCCTTTCCCAACGGCTCAGGCTCAAAGTGGTTCTCAAACGCCCCCATGGCTCGGTGAATCCCGAGGGCTTTCGCTACGAATCCTGGCTGTATCGAAAGGGATTCGGCGCCACCGGCACCGTCCGTGACCTGGTTCCGGACAGCCGTTCTGACTGTCCGTTCCGCTGCCAATACCACGGCTGGCGCAACAGCCTTGTGCACGCGGTCTCGGAACGGCTGTCCGGTGCCCGGCATTTCCCGCTTATAGCCTCCCTGATGATTGGCTACCGCGGACATATGGAGCCCGCGCACTGGGATGTCCTCAAAGCGACCGGTACCATTCATCTGGTGGCTATTTCGGGCCTGCACCTCGGTCTGATTGCCACTGGCGCCGGTTTCTTCTGCCGGCGATTATTGCTCTGCCTGCCACAGGGCCGGATATCGCCGTCCAGACTTCGAGGCTTGGTCTTTCTCTGCGTGTCTCTTGCCAGCCTTGCTTATGCGCTTGCGGCCGGTTTTTCCGTGCCCACCCGGCGGGCGCTGATCATGGTCGTTATCGCCGGTTGGGTGCTGTTGGGGGCACGCAAGACCGGAGCATTCACAGGGTTGCTGGGCGCACTGTTTGTGGTGTTGCTGAGCGATCCGTTTTCGCCCCTGGACCAGGGTTTCTGGCTTTCCTTTGGCGCGGTTTCTGTTCTTGTGGTGTTGTTCAGCCTGCGATTGCGACAGGCAGGGTGGCTTCAGGGGCTGTTGCTGGCTCAATTCGCTGTGTTTGCTGCACTCTGGCCAATTCTGGCGGTTCTTGGTCAGTCCCAAGTATTGATTGGCTTTGTGGCCAACCTGTTTGCGATACCCTGGGTATCGCTGGTGGTTATGCCGGTGCTGGTGCTCGGGGCGCTGGTCATGGGGCTTTCCCCATTGGCCGACGGCATCGTCATCAAGGCTTTTGACATGGTGTTCGGTGTGCTTTGGGAGGGGCTGGCATGGCTGGCTGATATGGACGTTACCATGCCCACCCCGGGCGTACCGACGCTTCTGTTGCTGGCGGTGGTGGTAATGCTGGCATTGCTGGTGCCATTTCGTGGTTTTCGCCTGGCAACGGTTTGCGTGGTTGTTGTATGGGTAACAGGGGCGTTGGTCCCGGGGGCGCCCGGCGGTGCCCAGAACATGCCGGTAGACGATCCGGAACTCTGGGTGTGGGATGTGGGGCAGGGGCTTTCCGTGATGGTGCGGGACCAGCACCAGGTGCTGGTTTACGATACCGGCCCTGCGCTGGAAGGCATTTATTCCGCGGTTGATTCAGTGTTGATCCCCAATCTCCGAGAACTGGGCGTCCGGCGCATCGATACCCTGGTCATCAGTCATGGCGATGGCGACCATGCCGGCGGATTGCCTCTGTTGTTTGAAAACTTTGGTGTAGGGCAGGTGGTCACCGGAGAGCCCGAGCGGGTTGCAGTCATGCTGCCTGGTGGTTCCGGTGTGCCGGTGCAACCCTGTGCTCAACGCGGTAGCCAGACCATGGGCAGTCTGGATATCTCCTTCTGGCGCAGCCCCGGTGAGGCTGGCAGCGGCCAGAAGGTAGATAGCAACGATGCCTCCTGCGTGCTGACCATTCGGTCTGCGTCATCGGCCGTCGAGGTGGTGCTGCCCGGGGACATTACCCGAAGGGCAGAGAGCAGGTTCATCGCAGGTCAAGCGCAGGAAGCAGCCGGGTTTCGTGTGGTGCTGGCGCCCCACCATGGCAGCAAAACCTCGTCGTCCCGGCGATGGGTAGAGCAGATGACGCCGGATCTTGTGGTGTTCAGCGCCGGTTACCGGCACCGCTTCGGACATCCTCACCCGGATGTGGTGGGCCGGTATCTCTCTGCTGGCAGCCACATACTGAACACAGCCACCTCTGGTGCCTTGCGTCTTGTATGGCAGCAAGGCGGGATGTCGGTAACCGAGGCGAGGGCAGAGACGCCGTTCTGGATCCGCAAACCGGAAAGCCGCTGATGTCCCGTATAAAAACCGTGACATTCCGGGTGTGGCCTACGCCGGTAGCTATGCTAAAGTAGCGCGGCTTGCCAACAATCAGGGAGACCCAAGCGTGTTCGAGCTTTTGAAAGCCGGTGGCATCCTCATGGTGCCGATTCTTGCCTGTTCAATTCTTGCCCTTGCCATCATTCTTGAGCGTTTCTGGACTCTCAGACCGTCCAGAGTGACGCCGCAGCACACCATTAACGAGTTGTGGCGCTGGATCAAGAAAAAAGAGCTTAACGGACGCAAGCTCAAGGCCCTGCAGGCCTCTTCTCCCCTGGGCCGCATCCTTGCAGGCGGCCTGATGAATGCCAAGCATGGTCGTGAGATCATGAAAGAAAGCATTGAACATGAAGCCAGCCAGGTCATCCACGATCTGGAACGCTTCCTCAACCCGCTGGGCACGGTCGCGACCATCACTCCGTTACTGGGCCTGCTCGGTACGGTAATCGGCATGATCAAGGTGTTCGCTGAGATCCAGCTCGCCGGAGTCGGTGATGCCGGCAACCTTGCCGGTGGTATTTCCGAAGCGCTTATTACCACGGCCTCGGGCCTCAGCGTGGCTATCCCGGCGCTCATCTGTCACCGCTATTTTATCCGCCGTGTGGATGAGCTGGTCGTGGGTATGGAGCAGGAGGCCATCAAGCTGGTCGAAGTAGTGCATGGCGACCGCGAAATCGACGTGGAAGGAGCCTGAACACCGTGAAGTTCAAGCGCCAGAGAAGTCAGGAAGTCGGGGTTGACCTGACGCCACTGATCGATGTGGTCTTCCTGCTGCTGATATTCTTTATGGTTTCCACCACCTTCACCCGTGAAAGCCATCTCAATATCGAACTGCCTGAAGCCAATGGTGAACGGTCAGAATCGGAAGCACAGCTGATTGATGTGGTGATCAACGCCGAGGGGCAGTACATCCTCAACGACCGGACCCTGGTCAACAACCGGCGGGAAACCCTGGAGCGCGCGGTCAGTGAACTGGCCGGCGACGATGCGTCGTTGCCCTTTATCATTACCGCTGACGCCCGTACGCCCCATGAATTCGTGGTTCGTGCCATGGACGTTGCCGGTCGCCTTGGCTTTGCCAAACTCAGCATCACCACCGAGCGTGAGGCGGAAGGGCAGTGAGCGAATCCACTTCGACAGCGGATCCGGTTCAGCAGTCGGCATCAAACTGGGCAACCTACAAGCGCCTGCTGGCTTATGTGAAGCCTTTCTGGCTGGCTTTTTCCCTTGCCGTGGTGGGCAACGTCATTTATGCGGCTGCCTCCACCGGTATGGCAGCCGCCATGGAATACGTGATCACCGCGCTGGAGAACCCCACAGACGAAAACCGCATTCAGTTGACCATTCTGATCGTGGCGGTATTTGCCTTTCGTGGTGTGGGCACCTTCATGAGCCAGTATTTCATCAGCTATGTCGGCAGGCAGGTGATCAATGCCCTGCGCAAGCAGGTGTTCGACCGGCTGCTGAACCTGCCCTCCCGCTATTTCGACGAGAATGCCTCTGGCCGGCTCGTATCCAAGCTTACCTTCAACGTGGAGCAGGTTGCCGAAGCCACCACGAATGCCGTCACCATTACCCTCCGGGAAGGGCTGACAATCGTTGGTTTGCTGGGCTTCATGATCTATACCAACTGGAAGCTGACGCTGGTGTTCCTCGCAGTAGGGCCATTGATTGCCCTGGTGGTCAGTTATGCCAGCAAGCGGTTCCGCAAGATCAGCAAGCGGATTCAGGGCTCCATGGGTGACATTACCCACGTGGCGTCGGAATCCATCAGCGGCTACCGGGTGGTTCGCACCTTCGGTGGTGAGCACTATGAGCGGGACCGCTTCCGCAAGGTGAGTGAAAAGAATCTGGAGCAGAGCCTGAAAATGGCCTCGACCCAGGCTATCAGCGTACCCGTCATCCAGGTGCTGGTGGCGATTGCCATCGCCTCACTGGTGTGGTTTATGCTCGCCCCCGAAATCCGCGGAAACATGAGCACCGGTGAGCTGGTGGCGTTTATTACCGCAGCAACCACCATGGCCAAACCCATACGGCAGGTTACCTCTGTCCACGCCAAGATCCAGAAGGGTGTGGCCGCTGCCCATGACGTGTTTGGCACCATGGACGAAGAGCCGGAGGAGGATCCAGGCACCTATGCCCCTGAGCGGGTTGATGGCAACATCGAGTTCGACAACGTGTGTTTCCGCTACCGCAATCAGCTTGAAGACGTTCTTAAAGGTATTTCGCTGAGTATTCCGGCCGGCCAGAGTGTGGCGCTGGTTGGACGCTCCGGCAGCGGTAAATCCACGATGGTCAGCCTGCTGCCGCGATTCTACGAATACACCGGCGGCGATATCCGGCTGGACGGGCACTCGCTGAAGGAATTCACCCTGGAAGCATTGCGCGCCCAGATCGCACTGGTTACCCAGAATGTGGTGCTGTTTAACGACACCATCGCCGCCAATATCGCTTACGGTGCGCTACGCCACCATAGCCGGGAGCAGATTATCGACGCGGCCAGCAAAGCCCATGCGATGGAATTTATTGAGGACATGCCGGAAGGTCTGGACACCATGATTGGCGATAATGGCGTGATGCTGTCCGGCGGCCAGCGCCAGCGCCTGGCCATTGCCCGGGCGCTGCTCAAGGATGCACCGGTGCTGATTCTCGACGAGGCCACCTCGGCCCTCGATACCGAATCCGAACGCCACATCCAGGACGCCCTGGAAACCGTTATGAAAGGCAGGACAACACTGGTTATTGCCCACCGCCTTTCCACCATTGAGAAAGCAGATCGCATCCTGGTGATGGACGGCGGCAGGATCATCGAATCCGGGCGGCATGACGAACTGCTGGCCCAGGGCGGTGCCTACGCCCAGCTTCATCAGATGCAGTTCAGCGAGCAGGCATGACCACGCTGGTGGATCGGCTGTGGTATAGCGGCAGGCGCCCCCTGTGGCCACTGTATCCGTTGGTCTGGCTTTATCGCGCCATTGCCGAAAGCCGGAGGCGCCGGGCTTGGCAGGCCAGGGACGAACGTATTCCGGTCCCGGTTGTGGTGGTAGGCAACATAACCGCCGGCGGTACCGGTAAATCGCCGCTGACCGCGGCCCTTACCGGGCTGTTGCAGGAACATGGTTGGCAACCGGTGATCCTGAGCCGGGGCTACGGTGGCAAGGCCGGCCACTATCCTTTGCTGGTTACCCCGGAAACAGGCCCTGAGAGGGCAGGCGACGAACCGGTGATGCTGGCCGCGGAATCCGGTTGCCCGGTGGTGGTCGATCCGGATCGTAAACGCGGCGCCCTATGGGCCCTGGACCAGAAACTGGGTACCATCCTTGTGTGTGATGACGGGCTCCAGCACTACAGGTTGCCCAGAGACATAGAACTGGCGGTGTTCGACGCTGCCCGGGGCCTTGGCAATGGCGCTCTGATTCCCGTGGGCCCGCTGCGCGAGCCCCTCGAAAGGCTCGCCTCGGTCGATTTTGTGGTCACCAACGGTGGCCGCCTCGATGAGATTAACCACGACCAACAGTTCACCATGACCCTGGCCCCGACTGAGCTACGCAACCTGGTGACCGGAGACGTCCTTTCTCCGGAACGTCTCCGGGGTCAGCCGGTACGGGCGATAGCGGGGATCGGCAACCCGCAGCGGTTTTTCGATACACTAAGGGAACTGGGGGCGCAGGTCCGGCCCCGTGCCTTGCCGGATCATCACCGCTTTGCGCCTGAAGATCTGCTTTCCGAAGAAGGGGAGTGGCTGGTGATGACGGCGAAGGATGCGGTCAAATGCCGGAATTTTGCGCCAGAGAACAGTTGGGTACTCGTCGTAAATGCCGTGCTTCCGGAGTCGTTCAGGGAGGCGTTTATGGCCAGCGTCAATCACTGTCGTCAATCACTGGATTCCAACGAAACTGTGAGAACACACCATGGATAAGAAACTGATGGCCCTGCTGGCTTGCCCGGTTTGCAAAGGGGACCTCAAGCTCAACGAGGACAAGACCGAACTGCTCTGCTACCAGGATGCAATGGCCTTTCCGATTCGTGAAGGTATACCGGTCATGCTCGCAACCGAGGCCCGCACTCTGACCACCGATGAGCGTCTGGATAAACACTGACAGGAAGCCAGTATGTCCTATTCCGTTGTGATTCCGGCTCGCTACGCATCCACCCGCCTGCCGGGAAAGCCGCTGGCAGACATTGCCGGCAAGCCGATGATCGCGCATGTTTATGACCGCGCCTGCGAGAGTCACGCCAGCCGCGTAATCATAGCCACCGATGACCCTCGCATCGAAACAGCCTGCCGGGCATTCGGAGCAGAGGTGGTAATGACCTCTGCCGACCATGCCAGTGGCACCGACCGCCTTGAAGAGGTCGCCCGGCTGATGGATTTCGGCCCGGACGAACGAGTGGTCAATGTCCAGGGCGACGAGCCACTGATACCTCCGGAACTGATTGATCAGGTGGCTGCCAACCTGGAAGCCCATCCCGATGCCGCCATCGCCACGCTCTGCGAACAGATTTCGGACGCGGCCAGCGTGTTTAATCCCAATGTGGTGAAAGTGGTGTTTGACCACCGCGGCATAGCGCATTATTTCAGTCGCGCACCGATACCCTGGGCAAGGGACGCATGGCAGGCTTCGGATGCCCGGAAGCAGCTACCGGAGGGGGTTGGTTACTACCGCCACATTGGCATCTACGGATACCGCGTCAGCCTGCTGCGTGACTTTGTCACCTGGCCACCGGCGCCGACGGAAGTGACCGAATCCCTTGAGCAGCTGCGGGCGCTCTATAACGGAGCTCGCATTCATGTGGAAGAAGCCTGCTGTGTGCCGCCGTCAGGCGTCGATACGCAGCAGGATCTCGAGCGTCTGCGGGACTACATGACAGCAAAGCAAAAGGAGGCCCCAAGCTCATGACCGCGCCGGTAAAAGTACTTTTTGTCTGTCTCGGCAACATCTGCCGCTCTCCCAGCGCAGAGGGTGTGTTCCGCAAGGTGGTTCAACAGGCCGGGCTTGATGACCGGATCGCAATCGACTCCTGCGGCACCGGCGGCTGGCATGTGGGCAAGGCTCCGGACAGTCGTGCGATTGCGGCTGCACGCACCCGTGGCATTGATATCGGCCACCTTCGGGCGCGTCAGTTCTGCAGTGATGACCTGGACCACTATGACTATGTGTTGGTGATGGATCGGCAGAACCTGTCGGATGTGGTGGATGTCTGGCGCCAGAATGGCGGTACCAAGCCGCTTCTGTTCTTGCAGTTCGGCAGCTCGGAGCAGGAAGAGGTGCCCGATCCCTATTACGGTGGCGACCAGGGTTTTGAGCACGTGCTGAATCTGATCAACGAAGCCAGCGAAGGGCTCCTCCGGCATATCCGGGAGCAGTCGGCTTGATCCGTCCGGTGCAGGTTCAGGAGAACGTCTTTCTGGGTGAGATGAACAGCCTGGGCATTGCCGCCCGGGCGCAGTACTTTGTGTCGG harbors:
- a CDS encoding lipoprotein-releasing ABC transporter permease subunit gives rise to the protein MFRPLSLYVGLRYTAAKRRNHFISFISLTSMIGLMLGVAVLIIVLSVMNGFDRELKQRILGMVPHATIQANGVLQDWEDVDRQVEQHPSVIAAAPYIQGQGMVTGGGDVRGVMLNGILPEQERSVSIIENHMIEGGLDDLKSGEFGIIIGKLMASALRLQIGDKVTVVLPEATVTPAGVLPRLKRFTVKGVFSVGAELDGNYTLIHMDDASKLMRTGGKAEGVRLLVDDLFQAPNVAREVATGLSGRHYISDWTRTHGNLFQAIRMEKTMIGLLLMFIVAVAAFNIVSTLVMVVTDKTADIAILRTMGATPGRIMRIFIVQGAVIGITGTIVGTALGVFGAYNISGFIAWLEAFMGHQFLSADVYFISYLPSQLQWQDVWIISGAGLALSLLATIYPAWRASRVDPAEALRYE
- a CDS encoding ATP-binding cassette domain-containing protein, translating into MSDSATMNSEKPLVIDCDKVTRTYNEGPGKLTIFSDISLRVSAGESIGIVGSSGAGKTTLLNLLGGLDKPSSGHIEICGQDIHRMNEAGRARFRNRHLGFVYQFHHLLPEFSALENVMMPCALGGLGVKPASAKASAILERVGLGHRLAHKPGELSGGERQRVAIARALVNEPECVLMDEPTGNLDEQTGEGIRDLIESLRDQIGIAFVLVTHDMKMARSLGRVLRLEQGELFQEL
- a CDS encoding DUF2062 domain-containing protein, with amino-acid sequence MPKKFMKRYLPSPEKVRAIESLHFLGDILHEPNLWHINRHSVARAFLVGIFLAIIPMPFQMLAAALFAIWFNANLPLSVVLVWISNPVTMPPLFYFNYKVGAWILDRPVLNFEFQLSWSWLSGRLLDIGIPLYLGSLLVATLSACLAYLIIQFLWRRKVRSDWQDRRSVRIRHRRLARQARRQRHSDSQSS
- a CDS encoding DNA internalization-related competence protein ComEC/Rec2 — protein: MSGSFMARIGLAGFACGVILLYSLALLPPLHWLISAMVIPFLTLLVATSPLHRIGAMLVAGVLSGMLWAGWQADVRQQGTLPASLEGEILEVSGYLCDVPSTGSFSSVRFAFCVDRWHLPEYSNASDSPGLPQKLRLAWYGEAATTSLSQRLRLKVVLKRPHGSVNPEGFRYESWLYRKGFGATGTVRDLVPDSRSDCPFRCQYHGWRNSLVHAVSERLSGARHFPLIASLMIGYRGHMEPAHWDVLKATGTIHLVAISGLHLGLIATGAGFFCRRLLLCLPQGRISPSRLRGLVFLCVSLASLAYALAAGFSVPTRRALIMVVIAGWVLLGARKTGAFTGLLGALFVVLLSDPFSPLDQGFWLSFGAVSVLVVLFSLRLRQAGWLQGLLLAQFAVFAALWPILAVLGQSQVLIGFVANLFAIPWVSLVVMPVLVLGALVMGLSPLADGIVIKAFDMVFGVLWEGLAWLADMDVTMPTPGVPTLLLLAVVVMLALLVPFRGFRLATVCVVVVWVTGALVPGAPGGAQNMPVDDPELWVWDVGQGLSVMVRDQHQVLVYDTGPALEGIYSAVDSVLIPNLRELGVRRIDTLVISHGDGDHAGGLPLLFENFGVGQVVTGEPERVAVMLPGGSGVPVQPCAQRGSQTMGSLDISFWRSPGEAGSGQKVDSNDASCVLTIRSASSAVEVVLPGDITRRAESRFIAGQAQEAAGFRVVLAPHHGSKTSSSRRWVEQMTPDLVVFSAGYRHRFGHPHPDVVGRYLSAGSHILNTATSGALRLVWQQGGMSVTEARAETPFWIRKPESR
- a CDS encoding MotA/TolQ/ExbB proton channel family protein; this translates as MFELLKAGGILMVPILACSILALAIILERFWTLRPSRVTPQHTINELWRWIKKKELNGRKLKALQASSPLGRILAGGLMNAKHGREIMKESIEHEASQVIHDLERFLNPLGTVATITPLLGLLGTVIGMIKVFAEIQLAGVGDAGNLAGGISEALITTASGLSVAIPALICHRYFIRRVDELVVGMEQEAIKLVEVVHGDREIDVEGA
- a CDS encoding biopolymer transporter ExbD, whose product is MKFKRQRSQEVGVDLTPLIDVVFLLLIFFMVSTTFTRESHLNIELPEANGERSESEAQLIDVVINAEGQYILNDRTLVNNRRETLERAVSELAGDDASLPFIITADARTPHEFVVRAMDVAGRLGFAKLSITTEREAEGQ
- the msbA gene encoding lipid A export permease/ATP-binding protein MsbA, with the protein product MSESTSTADPVQQSASNWATYKRLLAYVKPFWLAFSLAVVGNVIYAAASTGMAAAMEYVITALENPTDENRIQLTILIVAVFAFRGVGTFMSQYFISYVGRQVINALRKQVFDRLLNLPSRYFDENASGRLVSKLTFNVEQVAEATTNAVTITLREGLTIVGLLGFMIYTNWKLTLVFLAVGPLIALVVSYASKRFRKISKRIQGSMGDITHVASESISGYRVVRTFGGEHYERDRFRKVSEKNLEQSLKMASTQAISVPVIQVLVAIAIASLVWFMLAPEIRGNMSTGELVAFITAATTMAKPIRQVTSVHAKIQKGVAAAHDVFGTMDEEPEEDPGTYAPERVDGNIEFDNVCFRYRNQLEDVLKGISLSIPAGQSVALVGRSGSGKSTMVSLLPRFYEYTGGDIRLDGHSLKEFTLEALRAQIALVTQNVVLFNDTIAANIAYGALRHHSREQIIDAASKAHAMEFIEDMPEGLDTMIGDNGVMLSGGQRQRLAIARALLKDAPVLILDEATSALDTESERHIQDALETVMKGRTTLVIAHRLSTIEKADRILVMDGGRIIESGRHDELLAQGGAYAQLHQMQFSEQA
- the lpxK gene encoding tetraacyldisaccharide 4'-kinase; translation: MTTLVDRLWYSGRRPLWPLYPLVWLYRAIAESRRRRAWQARDERIPVPVVVVGNITAGGTGKSPLTAALTGLLQEHGWQPVILSRGYGGKAGHYPLLVTPETGPERAGDEPVMLAAESGCPVVVDPDRKRGALWALDQKLGTILVCDDGLQHYRLPRDIELAVFDAARGLGNGALIPVGPLREPLERLASVDFVVTNGGRLDEINHDQQFTMTLAPTELRNLVTGDVLSPERLRGQPVRAIAGIGNPQRFFDTLRELGAQVRPRALPDHHRFAPEDLLSEEGEWLVMTAKDAVKCRNFAPENSWVLVVNAVLPESFREAFMASVNHCRQSLDSNETVRTHHG
- a CDS encoding Trm112 family protein, with the protein product MDKKLMALLACPVCKGDLKLNEDKTELLCYQDAMAFPIREGIPVMLATEARTLTTDERLDKH
- the kdsB gene encoding 3-deoxy-manno-octulosonate cytidylyltransferase, producing the protein MSYSVVIPARYASTRLPGKPLADIAGKPMIAHVYDRACESHASRVIIATDDPRIETACRAFGAEVVMTSADHASGTDRLEEVARLMDFGPDERVVNVQGDEPLIPPELIDQVAANLEAHPDAAIATLCEQISDAASVFNPNVVKVVFDHRGIAHYFSRAPIPWARDAWQASDARKQLPEGVGYYRHIGIYGYRVSLLRDFVTWPPAPTEVTESLEQLRALYNGARIHVEEACCVPPSGVDTQQDLERLRDYMTAKQKEAPSS
- a CDS encoding low molecular weight protein-tyrosine-phosphatase, coding for MTAPVKVLFVCLGNICRSPSAEGVFRKVVQQAGLDDRIAIDSCGTGGWHVGKAPDSRAIAAARTRGIDIGHLRARQFCSDDLDHYDYVLVMDRQNLSDVVDVWRQNGGTKPLLFLQFGSSEQEEVPDPYYGGDQGFEHVLNLINEASEGLLRHIREQSA